One segment of Panicum virgatum strain AP13 chromosome 1K, P.virgatum_v5, whole genome shotgun sequence DNA contains the following:
- the LOC120711897 gene encoding U-box domain-containing protein 33-like, with protein MEGEREEWEPLWSARGSPATSSAGSLADELDEQRSPTTCGGSTVVFVAVPEEVGDGRSTLLWALHNLVRDGSKVVIAHVHSPAAQLKDQYSIKPEEIKEYRKLKRAKAEKNLDAYVLIAKCTREDIEVGCEKVTIETDNVAKGLEELVTLHNITELVMGAAADRHFSKEMNTPKSMTALRLTETAAPWCKIWFTCKGHLICTREATQDLPVIPPSPAKNAPEAPTTYNISSQMGSMELTELEYEVSSSKGYTSSSLVATEMTDWDYLFGDWGMIVYGSSRIDDDANFSGTATLPPIIGDTNELMPVVHSPTQESDNVYLLLTFADGISQEDQPSVDEEMYEKLQDLCIEAKLLKDQADDESKKIRKTEMDLHSALQRIKESEDSYLQEVSQRKEIEKTLARQRLQIDKMRRKQCTLSDELQDSKKHNLMLEQRITQIKSAAKDHIEEITNYFMKQSCEESKKRQKIKMDLLSTLQRVKEMESLLQNEKAQREYMEEKIAKQRTEIEETKRQRDQLYYDLQDVKEQRLRLQQVDASEETNRRRKAEKDLLSYLQRIKDLEHQHVHQLKEKERMEETMTRQKEEIQAAKRKLHEIHSKHMTEIKSAVNVHEEKLANSKQLLQELQAKNENLLHERDAAVTEAKELHQKNKQRASMITETPDTEFSFAELQKATDGFDEELKIREDEFARIYKGFIRNTNVAIKLFHPRSLKGQAKFYQEVAVLSRVRHPNLITLIGACPDDFALVYEFLPNGSLEDWLLCKKNMPPLTWKVRTRIIGEICSALAFIHSHKPYPIVHGDLNLGNILIDANFVSKLGDLGICHLHRQPDLPTNNLQRHPTKNHKGTPCYMDNGEFMKARELMLWSDVNSFGIIILRLLTGRSQQQIGEIVEEAMEKGNLHSIIDASAGDWPFTQANKMAHLGLRCINLSWGRQPELAGEVWVVVDQLMKATCLTTGSSQFASPSDATPPSHFICPIFQEVMSDPHMAEDGFTYEAEAIRGWLDGADTSPMTNLRLASRKLTPNKALRSAILEWQQQQQQHQR; from the exons TGAAGGATCAATACAGCATTAAACCAGAAGAAATCAAGGAGTACAGGAAGCTGAAGCGAGCAAAGGCAGAGAAGAACCTAGATGCGTATGTTCTGATAGCAAAATGCACAAGGGAAGATATAGAG GTTGGTTGTGAGAAAGTAACAATTGAGACGGATAATGTTGCTAAAGGACTAGAGGAACTCGTCACCCTTCATAACATAACCGAGCTTGtaatgggagcagctgcagatcGACACTTCTCAAA AGAAATGAACACACCAAAGTCAATGACAGCACTCAGGCTTACGGAGACAGCTGCTCCATGGTGCAAGATATGGTTTACTTGTAAAGGGCATTTGATATGTACCAG GGAAGCAACTCAAGACCTTCCTGTCATACCTCCATCACCTGCAAAAAATGCACCAGAGGCACCAACGACATACAACATTTCAAGTCAAATGGGATCAATGGAACTCACTGAGTTGGAATACGAAGTATCAAGCTCCAAAGGATACACTTCAAGCTCATTGGTTGCAACAGAAATGACGGATTGGGATTATCTTTTCGGAG ACTGGGGGATGATAGTGTATGGATCATCAAGAATTGATGATGATGCTAATTTCTCCGGAACTGCTACTCTACCTCCAATTATTGGAGACACAAATGAACTAATGCCAGTGGTGCATTCTCCTACACAAGAATCTGATAATGTCTACTTGCTGCTA ACTTTTGCTGATGGTATCTCACAGGAAGACCAACCCAGTGTAGATGAAGAAATGTACGAGAAACTTCAAGATCTGTGTATTGAAGCTAAGCTGCTGAAGGATCAAGCTGATGATGAATCTAAAAAAATACGCAAAACTGAAATGGACCTGCATTCAGCACTTCAAAGA ATTAAAGAATCAGAAGATTCATATCTTCAAGAGGTGAGCCAGCGAAAAGAAATTGAGAAGACTCTTGCTAGACAGAGGCTGCAGATTGACAAAATGAGAAGAAAACAATGCACATTATCTGATGAATTACAGGATTCAAAGAAGCATAACCTTATGCTTGAACAACGTATAACACAAATTAAGTCTGCTGCAAAAGATCACATTGAAGAAATTACCAATTATTTTATGAAACAATCATGTGAAGAATCTAAGAAACGCCAAAAGATCAAAATGGATCTGCTTTCGACACTTCAGAGA GTTAAAGAGATGGAGAGTTTGCTCCAAAACGAGAAGGCACAGAGGGAATACATGGAGGAGAAGATAGCAAAACAGAGGACAGAGATTGAAGAAACAAAGAGGCAACGAGATCAACTGTATTACGACTTACAAGATGTAAAAGAGCAGCGGCTCAGACTGCAACAAGTG GATGCGTCTGAAGAAACTAACAGAAGAAGAAAAGCCGAAAAGGATCTACTCTCATATCTTCAAAGG ATTAAAGACCTGGAGCATCAGCATGTACATCAgttgaaagaaaaggaaagaatggAGGAGACAATGACAAGGCAGAAGGAAGAAATACAAGCAGCAAAAAGAAAGCTACATGAGATTCATAGCAAACATATGACTGAGATCAAGTCTGCTGTGAACGTTCATGAAGAAAAGCTTGCAAACAGCAAACAGCTTCTCCAAGAGCTCCAAGCAAAGAATGAAAATTTACTCCATGAGAGAGACGCTGCAGTGACAGAAGCCAAAGAGTTACACCAAAAGAACAAGCAAAGAGCCTCAATGATAACTGAAACTCCGGACACTGAGTTCTCATTTGCCGAGCTGCAGAAAGCAACCGACGGATTTGATGAAGAACTTAAGATTCGTGAAGATGAATTTGCAAGGATCTATAAAGGTTTCATCCGCAACACAAATGTAGCAATAAAGTTGTTCCATCCACGAAGCTTGAAAGGACAAGCAAAGTTTTATCAAGAG GTTGCTGTCCTCAGTAGAGTCAGGCATCCTAATCTCATAACACTGATAGGAGCATGCCCAGATGACTTCGCGCTAGTGTACGAATTCCTCCCAAATGGTAGCCTCGAGGACTGGCTTTTATGCAAGAAAAACATGCCACCTCTGACATGGAAGGTGCGCACAAGGATCATTGGGGAGATATGCTCAGCGTTGGCTTTCATCCACTCACACAAGCCTTATCCAATTGTTCACGGTGATTTAAATCTGGGGAATATTCTCATTGATGCCAACTTCGTCAGCAAGCTGGGAGACTTGGGGATCTGCCACCTCCACAGACAACCTGACTTGCCAACCAACAATCTTCAACGTCACCCTACAAAGAACCATAAAGGGACACCTTGTTATATGGACAATGGTGAATTCATGAAAGCTAGGGAGCTCATGCTGTGGTCCGATGTGAACTCATTCGGCATTATCATACTTCGCTTACTGACGGGGAGATCACAGCAACAGATCGGTGAAATTGTGGAAGAAGCAATGGAGAAAGGAAACCTGCATTCTATCATTGATGCCTCCGCAGGGGACTGGCCATTTACACAGGCAAACAAGATGGCACATCTTGGGCTTAGATGCATCAACTTGAGCTGGGGACGCCAGCCAGAACTCGCCGGGGAAGTATGGGTGGTGGTCGACCAACTGATGAAAGCCACTTGCCTGACCACTGGGTCATCCCAATTTGCATCACCCTCTGATGCCACACCTCCATCACACTTCATCTGTCCAATTTTTCAG GAGGTTATGAGTGACCCCCACATGGCGGAAGATGGGTTCACATACGAAGCCGAAGCAATCAGGGGATGGCTTGACGGAGCTGACACATCGCCCATGACAAACCTGAGACTTGCAAGCCGCAAGCTCACCCCAAACAAGGCGCTCCGTTCTGCGATTCTCGAgtggcaacagcaacagcagcagcaccagagATGA